Proteins from one Lotus japonicus ecotype B-129 unplaced genomic scaffold, LjGifu_v1.2 AP022635.2 genomic window:
- the LOC130727330 gene encoding uncharacterized protein LOC130727330 has protein sequence MVSPDRMAKAIATMIEAMMNQAAEDAYRHAEEAARKQPQLLSEVSKYHHNGLDRVGTGGPVRSGFQEYQLWKPYQHHEGRDPIPGSRKSTTATIGQEAVSCYRCGKLGHYAFQCSVAETKCWKCRQRGHLVVNCRTFQAGPSDNKMKGKFPAIAKGARKQVSCFRYGEPGHYANACPDARPKCYNCNKMGHTAGRCRAPKAEPTVNTARGKRSAAKARVYTMDGERAEGFVRGGRKNDGNLLTILSHSSIICSITRVACAIPLSYLCGLSFDLIVITPINTLFDCARV, from the coding sequence atggtaagccctgatcgAATGGCAAAAGCGATAGCTACAATGATTgaagcaatgatgaaccaggctgctgaggacgcttacagacacgCGGAGGAGGCTGCACGTAAGCAACCTCAACTGCTAAGCGAGGTGTCCAAGTACCATCATAATGGGTTGGACCGagttggaactggaggaccagtgagatcaggtttCCAGGAGTACCAACTGTGGAAGCCATATCAGCATCATGAGGGGAGAGACCCTATTCCGGGATCACGCAAGTCGACGACCGCAACTATTGGccaggaggctgtgtcatgctaccgttgtggaaagcttggacactacgcctttcagtgctcagtggCTGAAACAAAATGCTGGAAGTGCagacaacgtggacatttggtcgtgaactgtaggacgtttcAGGCGGGACCGTCTGATAACAAGATGAAGGGAAAGTTTCCCGCCATAGCTAAAGGGGCAaggaaacaagtgtcatgtttcagatatggggagccggggcactatgctaatgcttgtcccgacgcgaggcccaaatgctataattgtaacaaaatggggcatactgccggtcggtgcagagcacccaaggctgaaccaactgtcaacactgctcgtggtaagcgttctgctgctaaagcaagagtttacaccatggacggtgagagagctgagggatTTGTCAGAGGAgggcgcaagaacgatggtaaccttctaaccattctttctcattctagtataatatgttccattacTCGCGTAGCATGTGCAATACCCCTATCCTACTTATGTggtttaagctttgaccttatagttattacgcctataaatactttatttgactgcgctcgtgtttaa